From a single Pseudoalteromonas ulvae UL12 genomic region:
- the tesB gene encoding acyl-CoA thioesterase II: protein MSQVLDDLLALLKLETIEQGIYRGPSQDLGFKAVFGGQVMGQALSAAKETVVEDRKVHSLHSYFLRPGDVTKPIVYDVENIRDGKSFSTRRVSAIQYGKPIFYMTVSFHSDEPGVDHQAAMPNVPGPEKLRSSLEFYRENAHLIPENIRNKIICEKPIEMRPVNFQNPFKPEVTHPERYVWFKANGEMPDDPRVHKYLLAYASDFEFLPTALQPHGLSFLQPDMQVATIDHAMWFHREFRMDEWILYAVDSPTASGARGLVRGQFFNQKGQLIASTMQEGVIRNYNAAK, encoded by the coding sequence ATGAGCCAAGTACTCGATGATTTACTCGCATTATTAAAATTAGAAACGATTGAGCAAGGAATATATCGTGGGCCTAGTCAAGATTTAGGCTTTAAAGCGGTATTTGGTGGCCAAGTTATGGGGCAAGCCCTTTCTGCCGCCAAAGAGACCGTTGTTGAGGATCGCAAAGTTCACTCACTTCATTCATACTTTTTGCGTCCAGGAGATGTAACAAAGCCTATCGTTTATGATGTTGAGAATATTCGTGATGGTAAAAGCTTTAGCACACGCAGAGTGAGTGCTATTCAATATGGAAAACCAATATTTTACATGACCGTTTCTTTTCATAGTGATGAGCCTGGGGTTGATCACCAAGCTGCTATGCCGAATGTTCCTGGTCCTGAAAAGTTACGATCCTCATTGGAGTTTTATCGTGAAAATGCTCATCTTATTCCTGAAAATATTCGAAATAAGATTATTTGTGAAAAACCCATTGAGATGAGGCCTGTAAATTTTCAAAACCCATTTAAGCCTGAAGTGACTCATCCTGAACGTTATGTATGGTTTAAAGCAAATGGTGAAATGCCAGACGATCCTCGAGTGCATAAATATTTATTGGCATATGCATCTGATTTTGAGTTTTTACCGACAGCATTACAGCCTCATGGTTTGTCTTTTCTTCAGCCTGATATGCAAGTGGCAACGATTGATCACGCAATGTGGTTTCATCGTGAATTTAGAATGGATGAATGGATTTTATATGCGGTTGACAGCCCTACAGCAAGTGGCGCGAGAGGGCTAGTTAGAGGCCAATTTTTCAATCAAAAAGGTCAATTAATAGCTTCAACCATGCAAGAAGGTGTGATTAGAAACTATAACGCTGCTAAATAG
- a CDS encoding EVE domain-containing protein — protein MAFWLFKTEPDVFSIDDLCKFGKADWEGVRNYQARNFLRDQVAINDQVFIYHSSCKIPAIAGIATVIKDAHPDPTQFDHSSPYFDAKASQTDPRWYQVSVKFDQKFIKPITLSQLKSDSNLDDFQLTKKGSRLSIIPLDEGHWNYIIDTYLIKF, from the coding sequence ATGGCATTTTGGCTTTTTAAAACAGAACCTGACGTTTTTTCCATCGATGATCTTTGCAAATTTGGCAAAGCAGATTGGGAGGGAGTTAGAAATTATCAAGCACGTAATTTTTTGCGTGATCAAGTTGCTATAAATGACCAAGTATTTATCTATCATTCAAGCTGTAAAATCCCTGCTATAGCGGGAATTGCAACGGTTATAAAAGATGCCCACCCAGATCCAACACAGTTTGATCATTCTAGTCCTTATTTTGATGCAAAAGCGTCACAAACTGATCCCCGGTGGTATCAAGTAAGCGTCAAGTTTGACCAAAAATTTATCAAGCCGATCACGTTAAGCCAATTAAAAAGTGATAGCAATCTTGATGATTTTCAATTAACTAAAAAAGGAAGTCGCCTATCTATAATCCCACTCGATGAAGGTCACTGGAATTATATAATTGATACATACTTGATTAAATTTTAG
- a CDS encoding potassium channel family protein, translating into MSILLKKLVLVVRTHIDKVSWQFVMLAVLGHLTLTWIMLVLAGEHELTKAQHYIYYYIVTTSTVGYGDFSPTTDLGKWCVALFQIPFGLALFGVFLGKTGQSITQTIKRSMTGENNFSHFEDHIIIFGWHETRTNKIIQHILADNKRLARRILLAVTDDMHHPFHNNPYVDFAKLTSFTDLAELNRVAIGQADKIIVDGTDDNQTFTTSLRVSKLVKPQCHISAYFIDDSKIEMLRDHCKNVECSSSKSAEILVRSMQDPGSSRVQEELLSTLYGDTQFSLVIPDTVSSLTFSSIFHYFKDKHDAIVLGVAHSRIADQLELNPPLGYTVNSGDILHYIAPERVLTDEVDWNNLTS; encoded by the coding sequence ATGAGTATTTTATTAAAAAAGCTAGTGTTGGTTGTTAGAACACATATTGATAAAGTGAGTTGGCAGTTTGTTATGTTGGCTGTGCTAGGGCATTTGACATTAACTTGGATTATGTTGGTTTTAGCTGGAGAACATGAACTGACCAAAGCTCAGCATTATATTTATTATTATATTGTGACGACATCGACGGTAGGATATGGTGATTTTAGCCCCACGACTGATTTAGGTAAGTGGTGTGTGGCATTATTCCAAATACCTTTTGGTCTTGCTTTATTTGGGGTCTTTCTTGGAAAGACGGGTCAATCAATTACACAAACGATTAAGCGCTCTATGACAGGTGAAAACAATTTTAGCCATTTTGAAGACCATATTATTATTTTTGGTTGGCATGAAACTCGTACAAATAAAATTATTCAGCATATTTTAGCCGATAATAAACGTTTAGCGCGGCGCATTTTGTTAGCTGTCACCGATGATATGCACCATCCATTTCATAACAACCCGTATGTTGATTTTGCAAAGCTAACTAGCTTTACTGATTTAGCTGAGTTAAATCGAGTTGCCATTGGTCAGGCAGATAAAATTATTGTAGACGGTACTGATGATAATCAAACTTTTACAACATCTCTTCGAGTGAGTAAATTGGTTAAGCCACAGTGCCATATTAGCGCTTATTTCATTGATGACTCTAAAATTGAGATGCTAAGAGATCATTGTAAAAATGTAGAATGTAGTAGCTCGAAATCGGCGGAAATATTGGTTCGTTCAATGCAAGACCCAGGCTCAAGCCGAGTCCAAGAAGAACTATTGTCGACTTTATATGGAGACACGCAGTTTAGCTTAGTTATTCCAGATACAGTGAGCAGCTTGACCTTTTCATCTATTTTTCATTATTTCAAAGATAAGCACGATGCAATTGTATTAGGTGTGGCACATTCTAGGATTGCAGACCAACTAGAGTTAAATCCACCTCTGGGCTATACAGTCAATTCAGGGGATATATTGCATTATATAGCGCCAGAGCGTGTATTAACGGATGAAGTTGATTGGAACAACTTAACCTCTTAA
- a CDS encoding DUF885 domain-containing protein → MKKSLLAIAVVVSLTACQSTVRNADHSFEEVAQQVLNFRDTLEPSNDQKQQQGYYLADLSAEFLVQSNKQRIALLQQLNSLDEAKLSAENQINLAILKAQIQNNIDEYRFNAHMMPLTSEFGFHSELSFIVARSDFSSREGIELYLNRLADVPRFFNQNIGWMKEGIKIGFTQPQAVLVGYESSISALINDSAEESDFFAPLKENKAFLSDADFAVLQQRAKSIITEQVNPALRNYFDFFVNEYFPAARKEIGIASTPNGRDFYENRAQHYTTTQMSVAQIHQLGLDEVARIRQEMEEVIAQVGFKGDFAEFVQFLRTDEQFYAKTPEELLKEASFIAKKMDAQLPKLFKYLPRTPYGVAPVPDSIAPKYTTGRYVGSNRDDQPGYYWVNTYGLDKRPLYVLEALTLHEAVPGHHLQISLNAELDHLPSYRRNSYISAFGEGWGLYSEWLGLEAGFYQDLYSNFGRLTYEMWRAARLVVDTGMHMYGWSRERAMTFMQENTALSLHNIKTETDRYISWPGQALSYKIGELTIKRLRQQAEQELGEKFDVRDFHYEVLKNGSVPLFILEQQIAQYIESAKGS, encoded by the coding sequence ATGAAAAAATCACTATTAGCGATAGCGGTCGTCGTATCACTAACGGCTTGTCAATCGACAGTACGCAATGCCGATCACTCTTTTGAAGAGGTGGCGCAACAGGTTCTTAATTTTCGAGATACCCTTGAACCATCCAATGATCAAAAACAACAGCAAGGGTATTATCTAGCTGATTTGTCAGCAGAGTTTTTAGTGCAATCGAATAAGCAGCGCATTGCATTACTTCAGCAGCTTAATAGCCTAGACGAAGCAAAATTAAGTGCTGAGAATCAAATTAATCTCGCCATTTTAAAAGCGCAAATACAAAATAATATTGATGAGTATCGATTCAATGCGCACATGATGCCCTTAACTTCTGAATTTGGTTTTCATTCTGAACTTTCATTTATTGTTGCTCGTTCTGATTTCTCTTCTCGTGAAGGTATCGAATTATATTTAAATCGTTTAGCAGATGTGCCTCGCTTTTTTAATCAAAATATCGGCTGGATGAAAGAAGGGATCAAAATTGGTTTTACTCAGCCGCAGGCCGTCTTGGTAGGTTATGAGTCTTCAATTAGTGCGTTAATTAATGACAGTGCTGAAGAATCTGATTTTTTTGCTCCTCTGAAAGAAAATAAGGCGTTTTTATCTGATGCTGATTTTGCTGTTTTACAGCAGCGAGCAAAAAGCATCATTACCGAACAGGTTAATCCTGCGCTGCGCAATTATTTTGATTTTTTTGTGAATGAATACTTTCCAGCGGCAAGAAAAGAGATTGGGATTGCTTCGACGCCAAATGGCCGTGATTTTTATGAAAACCGTGCACAGCATTACACAACAACACAGATGTCAGTGGCGCAAATCCATCAATTAGGGTTGGATGAAGTGGCTCGGATTCGCCAAGAAATGGAAGAGGTGATTGCACAAGTTGGCTTTAAAGGAGATTTTGCTGAATTTGTACAGTTTTTGCGAACTGATGAACAGTTTTATGCAAAAACACCTGAAGAGCTATTAAAAGAAGCCTCTTTTATCGCTAAGAAAATGGATGCGCAGTTACCTAAATTATTTAAATACTTACCTAGAACTCCCTATGGTGTGGCACCGGTTCCAGATAGTATTGCGCCAAAATATACCACGGGTCGCTATGTCGGTTCTAATCGAGATGATCAGCCTGGGTACTATTGGGTTAACACCTATGGATTAGATAAACGACCACTGTATGTGCTTGAAGCTTTAACTTTACATGAAGCGGTTCCGGGGCATCATTTGCAAATATCGCTCAATGCAGAATTAGATCACTTACCTAGCTACAGACGTAACTCTTATATTTCTGCATTTGGAGAAGGTTGGGGATTATATTCTGAATGGCTCGGTTTAGAAGCAGGATTTTATCAAGATCTATATAGTAATTTTGGGCGATTAACCTATGAAATGTGGAGAGCTGCGCGTCTTGTGGTTGATACCGGCATGCATATGTATGGTTGGAGCCGTGAAAGAGCGATGACATTTATGCAAGAAAATACCGCGCTATCATTACATAATATAAAAACAGAAACAGATCGTTATATCTCGTGGCCGGGTCAGGCGCTGTCATACAAAATTGGTGAGTTAACAATCAAGCGTTTAAGGCAGCAAGCAGAGCAAGAGTTAGGTGAAAAGTTTGATGTACGAGACTTTCATTATGAGGTGTTGAAAAACGGTTCTGTACCTCTATTTATTTTAGAACAGCAAATAGCTCAGTATATTGAAAGTGCGAAGGGAAGTTAA